One stretch of Dehalobacter sp. DNA includes these proteins:
- a CDS encoding ArsB/NhaD family transporter — MSHNTQVIVAAVIFLTTYAFIISEKIHRTVVALVGSALVILIGILNQEEAIGAIDFNTIGLLIGMMIIVGITRRTGVFEFLALKAAKLAKGDPWLIMLFLAILTAIASAFLDNVTTVMLMVPVTFSITEKLDINPIPFLLTQVIASNIGGTATLIGDPPNIMIGSATGLTFVDFILNLGGAIVIIFIATMVALKFIYRKSLRVDDNKKVKIMSLDESRAIKDHLLLRKCLVVLAVTIIGFMLHGMLHLESATIALAGASLLLLITREEPEDILLSVEWPTIFFFAGLFVLVGALGHVGIIEWIAKKALDATGGSLPLTTMSVLWLSAIASAFVDNIPFVATMIPLIQKIGEMGGIENLRPLWWALSLGACLGGNGTLIGASANVIVAGLAEKQGFSITFKMFFKLGFPLMLLSIVIASVYVYFVYLF, encoded by the coding sequence ATGTCACATAATACTCAAGTTATAGTTGCAGCGGTAATTTTTTTAACCACCTATGCTTTTATAATAAGCGAGAAAATACATAGAACGGTGGTCGCTTTGGTCGGGAGTGCCCTTGTCATTTTAATAGGCATTCTAAACCAAGAGGAAGCAATTGGAGCAATAGATTTTAACACCATAGGTTTACTCATTGGGATGATGATCATCGTCGGCATTACCCGTCGCACAGGTGTGTTTGAATTCCTGGCCTTAAAAGCGGCGAAGCTGGCAAAGGGAGATCCATGGCTGATTATGCTGTTCTTGGCAATTCTAACAGCAATCGCATCTGCGTTTCTGGATAATGTGACGACGGTAATGCTTATGGTCCCTGTTACATTTTCGATAACTGAAAAACTCGATATAAATCCTATTCCATTTTTGCTTACGCAAGTTATTGCCTCAAATATTGGGGGAACGGCTACGTTAATTGGTGATCCGCCGAACATTATGATCGGCAGCGCCACAGGCCTTACCTTTGTCGATTTTATCCTTAATCTAGGTGGGGCTATTGTAATAATCTTTATAGCGACGATGGTTGCTTTGAAATTTATTTATCGGAAATCGTTACGTGTGGATGATAATAAAAAAGTAAAAATTATGTCCTTGGATGAAAGTCGAGCGATCAAGGATCACCTTCTTTTGCGCAAATGCTTAGTTGTGCTTGCTGTTACAATAATAGGTTTTATGCTGCATGGTATGTTGCATCTGGAATCCGCGACGATCGCGTTGGCTGGTGCCAGCCTTTTATTATTAATCACCCGTGAGGAGCCGGAAGATATCCTTTTGTCAGTCGAATGGCCAACTATCTTTTTCTTTGCCGGACTGTTTGTACTGGTCGGGGCTTTAGGGCATGTAGGGATTATTGAATGGATTGCGAAAAAGGCACTGGATGCTACCGGTGGTTCGTTACCATTAACGACGATGTCCGTTCTATGGTTGTCTGCTATTGCTTCAGCATTTGTAGATAACATCCCCTTTGTTGCCACCATGATTCCTTTGATTCAAAAGATAGGGGAAATGGGCGGGATAGAAAACCTAAGACCATTATGGTGGGCGCTTTCATTAGGGGCTTGTTTGGGAGGAAATGGGACTTTAATCGGGGCATCCGCTAATGTGATCGTTGCCGGGCTTGCGGAAAAGCAGGGTTTTTCAATTACGTTTAAAATGTTTTTTAAACTGGGTTTTCCTTTAATGTTACTTTCGATAGTAATAGCCTCAGTGTATGTCTACTTTGTTTACTTGTTTTAA
- a CDS encoding TetR/AcrR family transcriptional regulator → MNEKSFERKTEVLEAALNEFTAKSYQDASLNTIIKNAGISKGTFYYHFEDKQALYLYLLESSVKTKWEFINDKIYHNPELNAGGNIFDNFKLQARLAAEFAAMQPQYHKLSRMFSREQGNPIYIAAKDLLGGDTEEILAALIDKAIEAGSLKKEYSRDFLVKILSYLFLHFDEIFDRDEDSDLDRMLSNLDSYVDFIQYGMSGNNIKHSCNE, encoded by the coding sequence TTGAATGAAAAATCGTTTGAAAGAAAAACAGAGGTACTTGAGGCTGCGTTAAATGAATTTACTGCAAAAAGCTATCAAGACGCGTCGCTAAATACCATTATCAAAAATGCCGGTATCAGCAAGGGGACGTTCTACTACCATTTTGAGGACAAACAGGCGCTTTATCTATATTTGCTTGAATCCTCAGTAAAAACAAAATGGGAATTTATCAACGATAAGATTTATCATAACCCGGAATTAAATGCAGGCGGGAACATTTTTGATAATTTCAAACTGCAGGCACGGCTAGCAGCTGAGTTTGCCGCAATGCAACCCCAATATCACAAGCTTAGCCGGATGTTTTCAAGAGAACAGGGCAACCCAATATACATCGCCGCCAAAGACCTGCTGGGCGGCGATACGGAAGAAATTCTTGCCGCATTGATAGACAAGGCAATTGAGGCTGGCAGCCTAAAAAAAGAGTATTCCAGAGATTTTTTGGTTAAAATCTTAAGCTATCTTTTTTTACATTTTGATGAAATATTTGATAGAGATGAAGATTCTGACCTTGACAGGATGCTTTCAAATCTTGATTCATATGTTGATTTTATTCAGTACGGAATGAGCGGCAATAATATTAAGCATTCCTGTAATGAATGA